One Candidatus Palauibacter soopunensis DNA window includes the following coding sequences:
- a CDS encoding Gfo/Idh/MocA family oxidoreductase, translating into MEPTKRESNDSGEMTPAGVDRRTLLRLGALGAGAAVLGGCRGPEAGSRPARSGNDDAAPEALFSAPPMETVRVGFVGIGGMGSVHVRNLLDIEGVELTALCDIRPEHAERARDWVLEAGGPDPTLYTRGETDFIRMCEAEDIDLVYTATPWRWHVPVCVAAMEHGKHAATEVPAAYTMEDCWRLVETAEAAARHCVMMENVNYGRWEMLVFHMVRLGLFGEILHGEGGYLHDLRAIKFADTGEGLWRREHSKTRNGNLYPTHGLGPIANCMDINRGDRFDYAVSMSGPSRGLQAFAREHFPEGAPERDETFSLGDVNVTLIKTVLGRTIYVSHDTNLPRPYSRIHLVQGTRGLFQGYPERVYVEGRSEGHRWDEAEDYVEEFEHPLWREMAGAGAGRGHGSMDYLEDYRLIKCLREGLPTDMNVYDAAALSAVCAVSEESVAERSRPVDFPDFTRGRWETWPQLGVVEA; encoded by the coding sequence ATGGAACCGACGAAGCGCGAATCGAACGACTCCGGCGAGATGACACCTGCGGGCGTCGACCGGCGAACGCTGCTCAGGCTGGGTGCCCTGGGGGCGGGGGCGGCAGTCCTCGGCGGCTGCCGCGGGCCCGAGGCCGGCAGCCGACCGGCACGGTCCGGGAACGATGACGCGGCGCCCGAGGCGCTCTTCTCGGCACCGCCGATGGAGACGGTGCGGGTCGGCTTCGTCGGGATCGGCGGCATGGGTTCGGTCCACGTCCGCAATCTCCTCGACATCGAGGGCGTGGAACTCACGGCGCTCTGCGACATCCGGCCCGAGCACGCCGAGCGTGCGCGCGATTGGGTGCTCGAAGCCGGGGGCCCGGACCCGACTCTCTACACACGCGGGGAAACGGACTTCATCCGCATGTGCGAGGCGGAGGATATCGATCTGGTCTACACCGCCACGCCGTGGCGCTGGCACGTGCCCGTCTGCGTGGCCGCGATGGAGCACGGGAAGCACGCGGCGACGGAGGTTCCGGCGGCCTACACGATGGAGGACTGCTGGCGCCTGGTAGAGACCGCCGAGGCCGCGGCCCGGCACTGCGTGATGATGGAGAACGTGAACTACGGCCGCTGGGAGATGCTCGTCTTCCACATGGTGCGGCTCGGGCTGTTCGGCGAGATCCTGCATGGCGAGGGCGGATACCTGCACGACCTGCGCGCCATCAAGTTCGCCGACACCGGCGAGGGGCTGTGGCGGCGGGAACACTCGAAAACGAGGAACGGCAACCTCTATCCGACGCACGGGCTGGGGCCGATCGCCAACTGTATGGACATCAACCGCGGAGACCGCTTCGACTACGCGGTCTCGATGAGCGGGCCGTCACGCGGGCTTCAGGCGTTCGCCCGCGAACATTTCCCCGAGGGGGCGCCCGAGCGTGACGAGACCTTCTCGCTCGGCGATGTGAACGTCACCCTCATCAAGACCGTCCTCGGCCGGACGATCTACGTCTCACACGACACGAACCTCCCTCGCCCGTACTCGCGGATCCACCTCGTCCAGGGGACGCGGGGCCTCTTCCAGGGCTATCCCGAGCGGGTGTACGTCGAGGGCCGCAGCGAGGGACACCGGTGGGACGAGGCGGAGGACTACGTCGAGGAGTTCGAGCACCCGCTGTGGCGCGAGATGGCCGGGGCCGGGGCGGGTCGCGGACATGGCAGCATGGACTATCTCGAGGACTACCGGCTCATCAAGTGCCTGCGCGAGGGACTGCCCACGGACATGAACGTGTACGACGCCGCGGCGCTGTCGGCCGTGTGCGCCGTGAGCGAGGAGTCCGTGGCGGAGCGGAGCCGGCCGGTCGACTTTCCCGACTTCACCCGCGGCCGGTGGGAGACGTGGCCGCAGCTCGGCGTCGTCGAGGCCTGA
- a CDS encoding sodium:solute symporter family protein has translation MQLNGLDWIVLAAYGTVALGVGLWFARRAGSGTNEFFLAGRKLPWWLLGTSMVATTFSTDTPNLVTDLVRNGGVSRNWGWWAFLITAMCTTFFYAKLWRRSGVFTDIGFYELRYSGRAATFLRGFRALYLGVFFNVVIMATVTLAAIKISGVLLGADKYTTVLVAGTVAALYSATSGLWGVVVTDLLLFAIAMIGAVAAASYALAQPEVGGLAGLVTHPEISQNLSLLPDFSDWRTAAMVFVIPIAVQWWASWYPGAEPGGGGYAAQRMLAARNERDSMRATLWFNIAHYSLRPWPWILVALASIAVYPTLDSIGAAFPDLDPSILGHDLAYPAMLVFLPHGLLGLVVASLAAAYMSTISTHLNWGSSYVVDDFYRRFVAPDRDEAHYVRVARMSTGLLIVLSAALALFLDSAKQAFELILLLHAGSGLIFLLRWFWWRVNAWSEISGMAASATVALWFPLLHERVGLPALDPAVSLLLGVGLTTAVWLLVTFLTRPTDTATLQGFYDRIRPFAPGWRRAVNTQPDAPGSLAAGLAAWGLGCVTVYAVLFGTGMGLYGKPAAAVGFGLVAVAAAVGLFRALPRVGFD, from the coding sequence GTGCAACTGAACGGCCTCGACTGGATCGTCCTGGCCGCGTACGGGACCGTGGCCCTCGGCGTGGGGCTGTGGTTCGCCCGACGCGCCGGCTCCGGCACGAACGAGTTCTTCCTTGCGGGACGGAAGCTCCCCTGGTGGCTGCTGGGGACGTCGATGGTCGCGACGACCTTCTCCACCGATACCCCGAACCTCGTCACGGACCTCGTCCGCAACGGCGGCGTGAGCCGGAACTGGGGCTGGTGGGCCTTCCTCATCACGGCGATGTGCACGACGTTCTTCTACGCGAAGCTGTGGCGGCGTTCCGGCGTATTCACCGACATCGGCTTCTACGAACTCCGCTATTCGGGGCGCGCGGCGACCTTCCTCCGGGGCTTCCGGGCCCTCTATCTGGGCGTCTTCTTCAACGTCGTCATCATGGCCACGGTCACGCTCGCCGCGATCAAGATCTCGGGGGTCCTGCTCGGGGCGGACAAGTACACGACGGTGCTCGTCGCGGGCACGGTGGCGGCGCTGTACTCGGCCACGTCCGGGCTCTGGGGCGTGGTCGTCACCGATCTCCTCCTGTTCGCGATCGCCATGATCGGGGCCGTCGCGGCGGCGTCGTACGCGCTCGCGCAGCCGGAGGTCGGGGGCCTGGCCGGACTCGTCACGCACCCGGAGATCTCGCAGAACCTCTCGCTGCTGCCCGACTTCTCGGACTGGCGGACGGCGGCGATGGTGTTCGTCATCCCGATCGCGGTGCAGTGGTGGGCGAGCTGGTATCCCGGCGCGGAGCCGGGCGGAGGAGGGTACGCGGCACAGCGGATGCTCGCGGCGCGGAACGAGCGCGACTCCATGCGCGCCACGTTGTGGTTCAACATCGCGCACTACTCGCTGCGGCCGTGGCCCTGGATTCTCGTCGCCCTCGCCTCGATCGCGGTCTATCCCACGCTCGACTCCATCGGAGCGGCATTCCCCGACCTCGATCCGAGCATTCTGGGGCACGACCTCGCCTACCCGGCGATGCTCGTCTTCCTGCCGCACGGACTCCTGGGACTCGTCGTCGCTTCGCTCGCGGCCGCCTACATGTCCACCATCTCCACGCACCTGAACTGGGGGTCGTCCTATGTCGTCGACGACTTCTATCGCCGTTTCGTGGCCCCGGACCGGGACGAGGCCCACTACGTGCGCGTGGCGCGGATGTCCACCGGGCTGCTGATCGTCCTCTCCGCCGCCCTCGCGCTCTTCCTCGACAGCGCGAAACAGGCGTTCGAACTCATCCTGCTGCTGCACGCGGGGAGCGGTCTGATCTTCCTCCTGCGCTGGTTCTGGTGGCGGGTGAACGCGTGGTCGGAGATCTCGGGCATGGCGGCCTCGGCGACCGTGGCGCTCTGGTTCCCGCTCCTCCACGAGCGCGTGGGGCTGCCGGCGCTCGACCCGGCGGTCAGCCTGCTGCTGGGTGTCGGGCTGACGACGGCCGTGTGGCTCCTCGTGACGTTCCTCACCCGACCCACGGACACGGCGACGCTGCAGGGCTTCTACGATCGCATCCGCCCCTTCGCCCCCGGGTGGCGGAGGGCCGTGAACACGCAGCCGGACGCGCCCGGGAGCCTGGCCGCGGGTCTCGCCGCGTGGGGCCTCGGCTGTGTGACCGTGTACGCCGTGCTCTTCGGCACGGGGATGGGCCTGTACGGGAAGCCGGCCGCCGCGGTCGGGTTCGGACTCGTGGCCGTCGCCGCCGCCGTCGGGCTGTTTCGGGCGCTCCCCCGGGTGGGCTTCGACTGA